ACCTTGCGGAACGCGTTGGGATCACCGAACGCGCGGTCCACCGCCTGCTCTCCGAGATGGAGAGCGCGGGTGTCATCACGCGGCACCGCGAAGGGCGTCGTAACTCCTACTCCATCCGTCGAGGCGGGAAACTGCGCCATCCCATCGAACACCACCGAACCGTAGGCGACCTGATCGACCTGATCGCTCCGCCGCTCCGTCGTGGCGCAAAGAGAGCCGCCGGTAGCGCGCCGAGTCCGCGCCCCTAGAGCCGCCTCGCTTACCCCACTACTTCCTCGGCCCCGGCGGTTCGGCCCGCCAAACCCGCCGGAGCCTGGAGACGTCTATAAAGTGAAAGAGTTCTTTCGTCACATCCGTCATGACGCGCCCGCCAGCGTCGTCGTCTTCTTCGTTGCGGTCCCACTCTGCCTCGGGATCGCACTTGCCAGCGGTGCCCCACTCTTCTCCGGGCTCATCGCTGGAATCGTCGGCGGCATCGTGGTGGGGAGTCTCAGTGGGTCCCCCCTAGGAGTCTCGGGCCCAGCTGCGGGCCTGGCAGTCATCGTATTCGGTGCCGTGGAAACTCTGGGCTTCCCTGCGTTCCTCGTCGCCGTCGTACTCGGTGGAGCGATGCAGATC
Above is a window of Candidatus Binatia bacterium DNA encoding:
- a CDS encoding winged helix-turn-helix domain-containing protein, which encodes MKASTDGAAGSTERATSNGWTFFSNYGHILLALAQDPAARLRDLAERVGITERAVHRLLSEMESAGVITRHREGRRNSYSIRRGGKLRHPIEHHRTVGDLIDLIAPPLRRGAKRAAGSAPSPRP